A single region of the Malaclemys terrapin pileata isolate rMalTer1 chromosome 4, rMalTer1.hap1, whole genome shotgun sequence genome encodes:
- the LOC128836862 gene encoding zinc finger protein ZFP2-like isoform X1 has product METVESVTYPDFLVDTESNGPFPLEDPSEESFPMAHSAEFSWMERGEELCDADSDEREELRVVLTDDGALSEDEEADDVQEPDDDDGEPEGPFSARSEGDDSCGSSERPQGRWRDAGVGEQACDAEDKPFRCSECGKGFAQSSNLIKHQRVHTGERPYRCHQCSKAFTWSSSLLEHQKSHAGEKPHSCPECGKKFSRGSTLLEHQRIHTGEKPFRCHQCGARFSQSSTLVHHQRTHTGERPYRCDECGRSFGRKSTLVTHRRTHTGEKPYHCLECGRSFVVSSDLAKHQRTHTGGQGPYRCGECGEGFGWSAALAAHRASQHGAEKPYRCSECGEAFHQSATLLVHQRTHAGDEAFTCSDCGECFLESAKLARHRRMRHSADGEEKPFKCSECGKGYAQSAGLRHHQREQPFRCPQCGLSFLWSCRLAEHRRSCRMAEKPYKCPECGKSFGQSSKLLRHQVTHTGEKPYKCPECGKIFSQSSNLAEHRRTHAGQKLHRCGICGKSFALGSYLAKHQITHTGERPYRCTECGKGFRQSSNLIQHQRTHTGERPYTCPQCGKSFCQNSHLIKHRRTHTGERPYRCPQCGKSFRQSANLLEHQNTHTGERPYQCGQCGKSFCWSSAFSKHQRTHLS; this is encoded by the exons ATGGAGACG GTGGAGTCTGTGACGTATCCCGACTTTCTGGTTGATACTGAGAGCAATGGCCCCTTTCCACTGGAGGATCCCAGCGAGGAGAG CTTCCCGATGGCGCACTCGGCCGAGTTCTCGTGGATGGAGCGAGGGGAGGAGCTATGTGATGCCGACTCAGATGAGCGGGAGGAGCTGAGAGTTGTCCTGACAG ATGATGGGGCCCTGAGTGAGGACGAGGAGGCTGACGATGTGCAGGAGCCGGACGACGATGATGGGGAGCCAGAAGGGCCGTTCTCAGCCCGCTCCGAAGGGGACGATTCCTGCGGGAGCTCTGAGAGGCCACAGGGTAGATGGCGTGATGCAGGTGTGGGTGAGCAGGCCTGCGATGCGGAGGATAAGCCGTTCCGGTGCTCCGAGTGTGGCAAGGGGTTTGCGCAGAGCTCCAACCTGATCAAACACCAGCGGgtccacaccggggagcggccctacCGCTGCCACCAGTGCAGCAAGGCCTTCACCTGGAGCTCATCGCTGCTGGAGCACCAGAAATCTCATGCTGGTGAAAAGCCCCACAGCTGTCCGGAGTGCGGGAAGAAGTTCAGCCGTGGCTCCACCCTGCTGGagcaccagcgcatccacaccgGCGAGAAACCTTTCCGCTGCCACCAGTGCGGCGCCCGCTTCAGCCAGAGCTCCACACTGGTGCAccaccagcgcacccacaccggggagcggccctacCGCTGCGACGAGTGCGGGCGCAGCTTCGGCCGCAAGTCCACGCTAGTGACCCACCGCCGCACCCACACCGGCGAGAAGCCGTACCACTGCCTGGAGTGTGGACGCAGCTTCGTGGTCAGCTCGGACCTGGCCAAAcaccagcgcacccacaccgGCGGCCAAGGCCCCTACCGCTgtggggagtgtggggagggctTTGGCTGGAGCGCTGCCCTGGCTGCCCATCGGGCCAGCCAGCACGGTGCCGAGAAGCCCTACCGATGTTCCGAGTGCGGGGAGGCTTTCCACCAAAGCGCCACGCTGCTGGTGCACCAGCGCACCCACGCCGGCGACGAGGCCTTCACCTGCTCCGACTGTGGGGAGTGCTTCCTGGAGAGCGCCAAGCTGGCCCGGCACCGGCGCATGCGGCACAGCGCCGACGGGGAGGAGAAGCCTTTCAAGTGCTCTGAGTGCGGCAAGGGCTATGCCCAGAGCGCCGGCCTGCGACACCACCAGCGAGAGCAACCCTTCCGCTGCCCGCAGTGCGGCCTGAGTTTCCTGTGGAGCTGCCGGCTGGCTGAGCACCGCCGCAGTTGCCGCATGGCGGAGAAGCCCTACAAGTGCCCCGAGTGCGGCAAGAGTTTCGGCCAGAGCTCCAAGCTGCTGCGGCACCAGGTGACTCACACCGGCGAAAAGCCCTACAAGTGTCCGGAGTGCGGCAAGATCTTCAGCCAGAGCTCCAATCTGGCGGAGCACCGGCGCACGCATGCCGGCCAGAAGCTCCACCGCTGCGGCATCTGCGGCAAAAGCTTCGCCCTGGGCTCCTATCTGGCCAAGCACCAGATCACCCACACCGGGGAACGGCCCTACCGCTGCACCGAGTGCGGCAAAGGCTTCCGGCAGAGCTCCaacttgatccagcaccagcgcacccacaccgGCGAGCGCCCATACACCTGCCCCCAGTGTGGCAAAAGCTTCTGCCAGAACTCCCACCTCATCAAGCACCGGCGCACCCACACTGGTGAGCGCCCCTACCGCTGCCCCCAGTGCGGCAAGAGCTTCCGCCAGAGCGCCAACCTGCTGGAGCACCAGAACACCCACACCGGCGAGCGCCCCTACCAGTGCGGCCAGTGCGGCAAGAGCTTTTGCTGGAGCTCAGCCTTCAGTAAACACCAGAGGACGCATCTCAGCTAG